The proteins below come from a single Corylus avellana chromosome ca3, CavTom2PMs-1.0 genomic window:
- the LOC132176420 gene encoding protein ABIL2-like isoform X1 yields the protein MTQQAKSTHFMKSMKSPSSVSAQPEASHNDELFMQKRLFFSDSLKELKDLRKQLYSAAEHFEAAYSKEDQNHLVLVENLKDYAIKAIVNTVDHLGSVAYKVNGFLDEKICELSRTELRFSCLEQRLRTCQYFRDSGGLFLQSLALEFPKHHKRYIIPAGTTTDAVGHSQPTHHNAKEHLCQFGSGKAVHATSETPATVIRKSHSALWSPQSSSRPETFQFTKVASCRARENRSVSPYRFPFIRSGSLVRRSTATNYSTANKRYASEPRRSVSLSIHAEREGTKAIVQNSGKSKGLFKALLSMHKSKREGILYK from the exons CAGGCCAAGAGCACTCATTTCATGAAAAGTATGAAGTCTCCCTCTTCTGTTTCTGCACAGCCAGAAGCTTCCCACAATGATGAACTCTTCATGCAGAAGAGGTTATTCTTTTCTGATAGCCTCAAG GAATTGAAGGATCTGAGGAAACAGTTGTACTCAGCAGCAGAGCATTTTGAAGCAGCTTACAGCAAAGAAGATCAAAATCACCT AGTACTGGTGGAGAACTTGAAAGATTATGCCATTAAAGCTATCGTCAATACTGTGGACCACTTGGGTTCTGTGGCATATAAGGTTAATGGATTTTTGGATGAAAAGATCTGTGAACTATCTAGAACTGAGCTTAGGTTCTCTTGCCTTGAACAG AGACTCCGAACATGCCAATACTTCAGAGATAGTGGGGGCCTTTTCCTACAATCATTGGCTCTAGAATTTCCCAAGCATCATAAGCGGTACATCATTCCAG CTGGGACAACCACGGATGCTGTTGGCCACTCTCAGCCGACACATCACAATGCTAAAGAGCACTTATGTCAGTTTGGAAGTG GCAAAGCTGTTCACGCAACTAGTGAGACCCCTGCAACAGTAATCAG AAAAAGCCACTCTGCGTTATGGTCTCCACAATCTTCCTCAAGACCTGAAACTTTCCAGTTTACAAAAGTTGCATCATGCAGAGCAAGAG AGAACCGATCAGTCTCACCATATCGCTTTCCATTTATACGTTCCGGATCTCTTGTTAGGAGATCAACTGCTACGAACTATTCTACTGCCAATAAACGG tACGCATCAGAGCCCCGGAGATCAGTTTCATTGTCTATTCATGCTGAAAGAGAAGGGACTAAAGCTATTGTACAAAATTCTGGCAAAAGCAAAGGGCTGTTTAAGGCCTTGCTAAGCATGCACAAGTCCAAAAGAGAAGGCATATTATACAAATAG
- the LOC132176420 gene encoding protein ABIL2-like isoform X2: MTQAKSTHFMKSMKSPSSVSAQPEASHNDELFMQKRLFFSDSLKELKDLRKQLYSAAEHFEAAYSKEDQNHLVLVENLKDYAIKAIVNTVDHLGSVAYKVNGFLDEKICELSRTELRFSCLEQRLRTCQYFRDSGGLFLQSLALEFPKHHKRYIIPAGTTTDAVGHSQPTHHNAKEHLCQFGSGKAVHATSETPATVIRKSHSALWSPQSSSRPETFQFTKVASCRARENRSVSPYRFPFIRSGSLVRRSTATNYSTANKRYASEPRRSVSLSIHAEREGTKAIVQNSGKSKGLFKALLSMHKSKREGILYK; this comes from the exons GCCAAGAGCACTCATTTCATGAAAAGTATGAAGTCTCCCTCTTCTGTTTCTGCACAGCCAGAAGCTTCCCACAATGATGAACTCTTCATGCAGAAGAGGTTATTCTTTTCTGATAGCCTCAAG GAATTGAAGGATCTGAGGAAACAGTTGTACTCAGCAGCAGAGCATTTTGAAGCAGCTTACAGCAAAGAAGATCAAAATCACCT AGTACTGGTGGAGAACTTGAAAGATTATGCCATTAAAGCTATCGTCAATACTGTGGACCACTTGGGTTCTGTGGCATATAAGGTTAATGGATTTTTGGATGAAAAGATCTGTGAACTATCTAGAACTGAGCTTAGGTTCTCTTGCCTTGAACAG AGACTCCGAACATGCCAATACTTCAGAGATAGTGGGGGCCTTTTCCTACAATCATTGGCTCTAGAATTTCCCAAGCATCATAAGCGGTACATCATTCCAG CTGGGACAACCACGGATGCTGTTGGCCACTCTCAGCCGACACATCACAATGCTAAAGAGCACTTATGTCAGTTTGGAAGTG GCAAAGCTGTTCACGCAACTAGTGAGACCCCTGCAACAGTAATCAG AAAAAGCCACTCTGCGTTATGGTCTCCACAATCTTCCTCAAGACCTGAAACTTTCCAGTTTACAAAAGTTGCATCATGCAGAGCAAGAG AGAACCGATCAGTCTCACCATATCGCTTTCCATTTATACGTTCCGGATCTCTTGTTAGGAGATCAACTGCTACGAACTATTCTACTGCCAATAAACGG tACGCATCAGAGCCCCGGAGATCAGTTTCATTGTCTATTCATGCTGAAAGAGAAGGGACTAAAGCTATTGTACAAAATTCTGGCAAAAGCAAAGGGCTGTTTAAGGCCTTGCTAAGCATGCACAAGTCCAAAAGAGAAGGCATATTATACAAATAG